CTCCCTTAAAGGGAAACTTGGCTGTTATAAATACAGCTCAATGTATAGatacataaatacaataaacaaataaacataaagcCCCCAAAACAGTAACGattaaaagcaaacaaacaaaatgcatagagacaaaactaaaaacacagatttatggtgccttcagatgtggtggtgtttaccatgttcatgagaagagtccacatgaacgcccccctcatgtcgtattcacgacctcggaagtggaaagtttctgaaagctccgagttcacgacttgtgacaTGTTtattgacgttgtcagaaatggcggaggccttggaagttcatttttcggtgcataataagttaatacattgtaattttagtcgtatattttttttcttcataattttataatatgtctgaggaaaatgttgatattcttcctctgtcatcatgcctttgcatttcctacATTATGTTACcagcttgctagcttgctaacttgttagcctctgtggcttctagacgccgacattagcgttaatattgccgttgcttagcagcggtgttcttcacgacttaaccccttgaacgccacgcatattgtgtacacgacttcccatgttgtaaacacaagctcaccagtttcatttgaaggcaccagttGTTGTCTGAGAGtccagtatttcaatttagcGTGTTTCTTTAACCTCtgatggtcattttatgatttattacagtaaatatattacatattggtcctttaactaAAAGTTCAGAGGTATTTCCAGCAAAATGTAATTATGAAGTATCAGTCATTAATGGTTTACCAGCCAAATTTTTTATATCTGGCAACCCAAAAGTTTTCTTAATGGCCTATGAGTAATCTTAAAAGTGTTATTAAATGATTTGATGAATCGTAATACAGCCATTTATCACTGAACCCTTTATAAagtatgttttattataaagtggtACCCAGCAGGTACATGTTGTAGCTGGTAAAGATAATGAAGTACTTTTATAATGTGGACAGTTTATAATGTtacatttattctatttttcCACCACcggggtttgtgtgtgttacctgtcgtATGTGTGGTCGTTTCGGGTGCTCGCCGTGGTGTCGACATCGTCTCCAATCAGCCAGTGGAAGTTCTTGTCGCTACGGATACGGATgcccttcatcttcttcttggAGACGTACAAGCCGTCCGCATTGAAGTCGCCCAGTATCATCACGTTCTGGAGGACATCAACACGTGTCAACAGAGACCCACACAGGCAAACACTCACAGAAATACTTTAATTTCTCACAATGTTGGATCGTTCTTTTGATGACTTCCTCAACTATTAATCATATAAAAGTTGATGTTGTATTGAACTGTTTTTTAGGTCAGTTTGCATTCACACGTCCACCACCTGGAGTTGCAGAAGCTGGACGTTTATCATTTATCAGTTACTTTTATACAGGCGGCAACTTCCAgctctgagaagtgaagtcaatgctgaagctccttaaagctgcattctgtctaccagccagcagggggcgactcctggttgtatagaagtctatgagaaaatgaccccaCCTCTCacatgatttattacctcagtaaacattgtaaacatgagtttatggtctcaatcgctagtttcaagtcttcttcaatacagcatgatgttcatttagtaaattatggtcccatttagagtcaaatagaccataaagcaggggatactTTAGGGCGTTGtgaccttgtgattgacaggtcgctaccacggcgttgtccggtctgggagttgtccgtgtttttgtcttacaactttaaccctttcacagtttttttttttttttcatcagagttaattttaacattttggtcacccgaaaatgtcttatttatctttcggttgtacttaactccaccctctcatgtcacttctggctgcaaaaaaacaagatggtgataaATACCAAGTcggagattttttttaattagtccATCTCTGCCTTCTGGGATACAGGTATTCCTGTTAGTAAATCACAGATCACTGTCATAGTCAGAGTACTAATGATGTCATGTCCTTACATCAGTCCTCCACTTCTTCTTGACGTGCTGGAAGACATCGTAGAGTTCGTCCAGCTCCTTCTCCGAGTCCTCTGGTTTGGTGTGAACTGGGATCAGCACCAGGTCCTTCAGTACTgtggtggacacacacacacacacacacacacacacacacacacacacacacacacacacacacacacacacacacacacacacacacacacagaccattACATTCACACAGCTGTAGCTGACAGGAACTAATATtcgcattctgtgtgaaagtattcatgaccaaaaaaaacagttcaaaaatATAcattgacgtgcaaattaatcactaGAAAAAAACGGCGGGGGCGTGGCGAATAAAAGACACGAAAATGCGAAAAACTAGcctgggcttttattgtgaaaagcaagaacagaaggagtggatctggtctgcgctgccaaagctcagaaaatcaacctcATTCCAAAAAACATTAACGTCACTTTTCGCCGCGTAATATCCTCGTTCTgagtgaaagtattcatgacaaaaacaacagacgCGCAAATTAAATCTCAGGCCCCCCGGTGTGTAACGGCCTTAAAGAGGTGAGAGCACGTGTTGTtgcatttcattaattttttttacctgtaCTGAGGCATCTGAATCGCAGGATGTAGGGATCTCTAGCGAAAACATCTCCTCCCTCAGTCAACTGGTCATCAAACTGATAGGAGCTCACCAAGTCAACCAGGTCATCCCTACACAAACAATCAATACATTATGTTTTGATTGCGCAGCTTCAGAATGATCAGCAGAGCAGGTTTCTTTCTGATATCTGTAGTTAGAGGGTCCTGTTCTGTTGGAAATGGATCAACAAAACCAGCTCAAATGATCAACATCCATCAGATACCACAGTTGTTGGAGGGCAGTTGGGCAGCGCCTCATTACATACACTTCCTAAATCTTATCTCATTGAGGATTTGTGCTATTACAGAAACACGCTTCCTGACTGCATTTAGGAAAAATCAACTTATCTTAGGATAAGAATTTAGCTGTTACAGAACCGTCCTAACATAAGGATTTCCCAAGTTAGGAATCCTAAATTAGGATGGCGCAGTCCCTCTCATGttcgtggtcaaatgggccgacgctacaactgtagaacaCCAAACATTTATTTCTTTGCCTTTTTATGGCGAACCAGTGAGGATGTGCTACACTCACCTGTACAGGAACATGAACTGCTCCTTGTAGCGCGTTCGGCCCAGACGACTGCTGATCTGCAGGGTGTAGTGATGCTTCCTGTTGGCTCTGGACAGACAGACGTGATGTAAAGTTTCCCCTTAGATAGTTAAATCAAAGttctgtatatatgtaaattCTGTATCTGCTCACCCTTATCACATTTGTTGAGGGAAATTCAAaactaaaacacacatttatttaagaGTGATGAATCCCAATGACTCTGGTGATCCTGTCACTCTTCTTCTAGCTCCTACGAATgttccgctcattacatgcatacagtcttttcaaaataatacttCCGACTTCACAAgaaaatacttggttaggtttaagaaaagatggtggtttgggttaaaatacggatacggaagttacgtgacaaataaattaacgTTTACTTCTGgtgtcacacgggacacgaacgcccgccggtctcctggtgaaagtctggtgtttttttctacACTGCGTTTGTCGCTccttatacttcctggtttacTATTACGttgattacatatgaattgatttggtgggatatatacaaattacagtgcgtTCATTTTCGTAGGCATAGATACCAAcagtgatcctctgacttttcatctaggtagcgcagtgcagaccagatccactccttctgttcttccctttcacaataaaagccctatcCGTATAATATTCGCAGAAGGCCtttagttttgtttcaattaTTTTGTCATAAGttgtaatatatttataaaaatgcaaggCCGAGGAAATAATTTCCTGgtcttaataataatgatgataaataataataacaactagaatggcactcggagagcgcggACCTccgtgcgtgactttaaaaacagatcacagctcacagctcacagctggcagtaccgtgaggtggtcggtttattattaacacggtgtgtttccgtgtaacgtatcggtggatgcctctctcattcagcagccttgttatgtctgtataacgttacactacgttgtctctcatcccgtcatctaccgcttttttctttctcactgcggacggacagcagctcctgcacacccatccacacacgtatctctctgctctcagaaggaggcggggtcatgcgtcatcaacgcgtcatcagttacactgtgcttgttttataccctgtggtcttaatgctcaggctgatcggaatccttcaaaaaattcctgaatccggacagacagacaaaccaacaaaccaaagccggtgaaaacataacctccttcaaggCCAAGGGACCctataatgataacaataacattaaaaataacaacaacaataattatgataataataataacgataataactCACTTGTTGAGTGCATCCTGGAAGGTTTTTACAGACTCTCCACTGATGTCCACGACCTCCAGGATCACAATGATGTCATAGCGAGACACGACCTGGGGGGGGGAGGCGTTTTTATTACCGGCTTTAGTAAATTCAAGTCAAAAGTCTTGATTCTGATCAGCTCACACAGCCCACGGTACATCTCAGAAAGCTGATGCAATTGGCATTCACTCATCTCATTTCAGTAATAATTCTAGTTTGGTTTCCCATAAttagtcaataataataatggcttCAGCAACACGTCTCTTCTTCGTGTAAAATGAACACATGTTAATGGGAGCAGGTGACAGCGCTGCAAGTCCTTTAGTTTAGTAAAATGTGTGTTCACACTGGTCGTTGTTACCCTAATCAGGACATTGAGGACATCTGGGTCGGACACTTTGTTTTTTCCAAACTTCTGGATGTTAAAAGCTGCTATTTTCATGGTGgctgcagagaaaaacaaatacaaaacaaacagaaagaggAGGGACATCTTAATGAGTCTGATAGTGGCTGAACATGTACAGGCATGTGTGTTATTACTGTATAAGCTGCCAGTCTGTGTGTGAGACTCGTCTGAGGCCTCCAACGCactgtacagtacacactgtaGACACAGAACAAAAGCGTGTTGTGGTTTAATTACACGCTGTAAAGATAAAAATAGTGTCTCATTGAGTCTGACTTCATACAGCAGGCGTTTGTGTGTCATCTTCAGTTCTTCAGGAAAGACTGACAATTATTTCATGTAAAAGACATGATGACTACTAAAACTAAACCTGATGATAAAATGTGAAGAATTACAGAAGACAATGTGGTTAAAAACAGTTCAACAGCACCGTCGGTCAATAATAGTTTAAACtgctaaatcatcatcagagAAGGAGAACGCAGCAATAGATTAGGGTAAAAGAACAGAGTAATCAACCccgtctcacaggaaggcgtataaataccacaacattacattCCACTTGTCATGAGTAAGCATTTTAGACGCaaacgtccacagttaggttcaggcaagaaaaccacttagttaggataagggaaaaggtcgtggttgggcttaaaataagtacggaagcacgtacagaaacaacgtaacacaactacagaaacaGCCCGTTCGTATGAAGAGGCGTATAAGTGCCACAATAAtgcgcctttcttgatttccgcgtgttCTTTGatcgccatgtatcctgtactgactgcaatgtaaacacatccacgtaTAAGTGCTACGGTAAGAATTAATGACGTAgcataaaaagagagaaagaccactGATGGTGGGCGGGAGGTGAGGGGGATGGGTACATGGGCATTCctcgtgtcatttgtacgcattttagcctctTTGCGTGTCACTTGTACGGcacgcaaacgtccgcagttaggtttaggcaagaaaaccctttagttagggtaagggaaaacatgAATTAGCTGCTTTCTGaattcttcctcctcttcaaaTCAGTGAATGCTTCAAGGTAAACATCTGAGGACAACGTTGTTCTGGACTTGTTCTAACAGGTTCAGTCTTTACGGCGCCCCCTCACTAATCCCCCCATCAGCCTCCATGGTCTGGGATCTGCTTCACGTCTACACAGGATATATCTACTGCTACTGTACTAACACTGGACTGAGTTCAGCTTTCAGCACTAGTCTGTCAGTCTGCTCTAGACTTCCATTCATCTCTAAAGAGAAGTCAAACAGGTTTGCAAATAAAgatgtaaagaaaagaaaaatcatcgTCTTAAAGTCATACAGCTCCtataatgtctctaatgtcttaAAGATATATGACGAGCTtctataaaatatgatgcattgtgataaattaaattatttcaaTTGACCCCGCCTTCACCAGCTGATACctgtaataatattataatcatttaatttacagtatatgatgaTGCAACTTTCTAAAAGAGGCCATACTgcattttacttttgatacttaaagtacattttcttaATAAAAACGTTTAAtatgagtatttttacactcgGGTATTGCtaattttacttgagtatttaatGTATTTCACCACCAGTGATAATCCACACAATGTCCAACTGAAAGCAAAAAGTGTATTTATTCATACATTGGTGAAAAGAAATAGTGTTTTAAATATACggagaaattaaatatttatttataataataacatttaaagACAAGAgctaaaaaagtaatattaagagaataaagtcgtactCTCTTGTTATTTAAAACCcttttcttaaaatataatgTTTTCTCATAAAGTTTCCATCCCATCTCATAAtaatatcattatttttccaaaatgAATGATCATTCTCATAATTCAAttactttttcttgtaaaagaTTGTCAAAATATTCTAACTGTATTCTTGTATTAGTCTCTGTTCTAACAAGGTGTGGGAGTGTTTGTACGTAAAAAGACTGAACATATTTAGGGTGCCGTGGGACTTACAGTTTAATCAACtttataaatgacaatattAGGAGCTCAGTTCCTGTTTATTAAAATCaatacacattaacattaaaagTCTGTTTTTGGTTTAAACATCACCAACGAGGCAGCAGCACGTCCACATAACAGCAGCCTGAGGACAGTATAGAGTCTCCCCACaggaatgtaatataatgtaatgtaatgtaatgtaatgtaatgtaatgcaatgtaatgatatataatgtaatgtaatataatgtaatgtaatgtaatataatgtaatgaatGGTATTGACTAGTAATAACTGCTGTCGATCAAAGATCAAATAGCTGGCAGCGCGCAGTAAACAGCAGCTGTATCTGCTACGTACATGACATGTTATTAAAACTAGGCTTTGATCATTATTGAACTGTAACTACATTTAAGTATCAGGTGTTTGGACCGATAAATATCGTATTGGTACCTGATTCGTACAATGAACAAGGAGTTTAACTGCTGTTAAACAGCCTCCCGTTGAGGTTTGACAGGTAGCTCCTAAAAGATCtaaagtgtgtttgcatgttgaGGTGGTTGTCCGAGAAGTTGGTATTTGTCCTGTTATTCAgctgataacacacacacacacacacacacacacacacacacaaacacacgcacacacacacacacacacacacacacacacacacacacacacacacacacacacacacacacacacacacacacacacacacagacacacacacacacacacacacacacacacacacaaacacacacacacacacacacacacacacacacacacacacacacacacaaacacatacacacacaaagcaaaagCATATTTCCTTAGAAAACACCATGACGTTGTTGTAAACATTGGATCAGATATCAGCGAGTCACCTCTTGTGTAACTGGTGGCAGCAGTTAGTTTCTACCTGCTGGTGACGTTCCGTCTGCTCCCAATATACACTGTAAAACCAGAGTATTCACAACCTTTACcgtagtaaaagtactactaccacactgtgagaatactccactacaagtaaaagctGTGCGTTCAAAACCTTACTGAAgcaaaagtactaatacaacactgaaaatactccactacaagtaaaagtactgtatTCAAAAcgttactgaagtaaaagtatgtcaGTATTATCATCTAAATGCAGTTATAAAGTACTGCTGTGTCAGTAAAATGTTTTCCTATTatctatctgatgtttctggataaATATTACTGCTGCGTT
This portion of the Sebastes fasciatus isolate fSebFas1 chromosome 1, fSebFas1.pri, whole genome shotgun sequence genome encodes:
- the dnase1l4.1 gene encoding deoxyribonuclease 1 like 4, tandem duplicate 1; this translates as MKIAAFNIQKFGKNKVSDPDVLNVLIRVVSRYDIIVILEVVDISGESVKTFQDALNKANRKHHYTLQISSRLGRTRYKEQFMFLYRDDLVDLVSSYQFDDQLTEGGDVFARDPYILRFRCLSTVLKDLVLIPVHTKPEDSEKELDELYDVFQHVKKKWRTDNVMILGDFNADGLYVSKKKMKGIRIRSDKNFHWLIGDDVDTTASTRNDHTYDRIVVYGDDMLQAVVPNSAKPFNFQKAYGLSDEQTLDVSDHYPVEVELKSTTNTAREEDDLDLPDLPVPPRPVVVDEDLLELKRGNLLLEREKLSLEIQILRLKMANMSRGDETHHNNTILP